One Phaseolus vulgaris cultivar G19833 chromosome 4, P. vulgaris v2.0, whole genome shotgun sequence DNA window includes the following coding sequences:
- the LOC137837821 gene encoding UDP-glycosyltransferase 708D1-like codes for MSVPEAGVHVGFLSSAGMGHLNPCLRLAAVFLRHGCKVTLFTPKPTLSLAESNLISAFSSSFPQVTHIHFNLTPLDPTQVNSDDPFFLQYETIRRSVHLLSPTLSSLSTSLSAFIVDVFLISPIVSIAHKLFCPVFIYFTSSARMLSFIAYVSLLADSDPAAQPHPSTFIGDAVQVPGFTSPIPRSSVPPAFLLQGGNSFQRMIMEDSCKLTKLDGVFINSFEELEGEALAALNEGKVVRGLPPVYGIGPLMACEFENVDQGQKGCMSWILEWLDEQAKGSVAYVSLGSRTETRKEQIKDMALGLIECGYGFLWVVKLKKVDIEEEEGLEEVLGSELMSKVREKGVVVKEFVDQIKILGHPAVGGFVSHGGWNSITETVWEGKPILTWPQNGDQKMTAEAIRMSGVGIWADEWGWGTEKVVKGKEIAKRIKEMMSNESLRVKAGEMKEAAKKACGVGGSCEVIIKRLMEEWKRNAQVT; via the coding sequence ATGTCTGTTCCTGAAGCTGGTGTTCATGTGGGTTTCCTCTCAAGTGCTGGCATGGGTCACCTCAACCCATGTCTGAGACTAGCAGCAGTGTTCCTCCGCCATGGTTGCAAAGTCACTCTCTTCACTCCCAAACCCACTCTCTCTCTCGCTGAGTCAAACCTCATCTctgctttttcttcttctttccctCAAGTAACTCACATTCACTTCAACCTCACCCCTTTGGATCCAACCCAGGTTAACTCCGATGACCCTTTTTTCCTACAGTATGAAACCATTCGTCGTTCGGTTCACCTTCTATCTCCAACCCTATCTTCTCTTTCCACTTCTCTCTCAGCTTTCATCGTCgatgttttcttaatttcccCTATCGTCTCAATTGCTCACAAACTCTTTTGCCCCGTTTTCATTTACTTCACCTCCTCAGCTAGAATGTTGTCTTTCATTGCATACGTTTCTCTTCTTGCTGATTCCGATCCGGCTGCACAACCGCACCCTTCTACGTTCATTGGTGATGCTGTTCAAGTCCCGGGCTTCACATCGCCAATACCAAGATCATCGGTTCCTCCCGCTTTTCTTCTTCAAGGTGGCAACTCCTTTCAGAGAATGATCATGGAGGACAGCTGCAAACTCACGAAGCTCGATGGGGTTTTCATCAACTCGTTTGAGGAACTGGAAGGAGAGGCACTAGCAGCGTTGAATGAAGGAAAAGTGGTTAGAGGGTTGCCTCCGGTGTATGGAATCGGTCCCTTAATGGCGTGTGAGTTTGAGAATGTGGATCAAGGTCAAAAGGGTTGCATGAGTTGGATACTGGAGTGGCTTGATGAACAAGCTAAAGGGTCGGTGGCGTATGTTAGCTTGGGGAGCAGGACTGAGACAAGGAAGGAGCAGATAAAGGACATGGCTTTGGGGTTAATAGAATGTGGGTATGGTTTTTTGTGGGTGGTGAAGTTGAAGAAGGTTGACATAGAAGAGGAGGAGGGTTTGGAGGAGGTGTTGGGGAGTGAGTTGATGAGTAAGGTGAGGGAGAAGGGTGTGGTTGTGAAGGAGTTTGTGGATCAGATCAAGATTCTGGGGCACCCTGCAGTGGGGGGGTTTGTGAGTCATGGAGGGTGGAACTCAATAACTGAGACAGTGTGGGAGGGAAAGCCTATTCTGACATGGCCTCAGAATGGGGATCAGAAGATGACAGCAGAAGCCATAAGGATGAGTGGGGTGGGGATTTGGGCTGATGAGTGGGGGTGGGGGACAGAAAAGGTGGTGAAAGGGAAGGAGATTGCAAAGAGAATCAAAGAGATGATGAGCAATGAGTCTTTGAGGGTCAAAGCTGGAGAAATGAAGGAGGCAGCCAAGAAGGCTTGTGGTGTTGGTGGGAGTTGTGAGGTTATCATTAAGAGACTAATGGAGGAGTGGAAGAGGAATGCTCAAGTCACATGA